tttatactaTGAGTAATGATACTTTTTAAAGAGTAAATATTTCGTcgtaattaaaaatgtatttttgggTGCAAGtatttttgcatgcatttgtgaCATTATGGTAACAAGATGTTTCTAAGTGATACAAGagcaaagattaaaataaatttatttaatcttgaacaaatgtgaaaataaatttgatcaAAATGGATAATTTTTGCATAAACTGACCGTAAAGGGAAAGAGCCCAGTGAGATGAAATTCGCGCTGATCGAAGAAGTTCCCAGCAAGTGCAGACCTAAAGAACTCAtggagtttgtttttaaacGTGGTTAAGTTCATACCTGGAACAGGTGGATAAAACTAGATACCAGTAAAGGATAAACGttctaagagagagagagagagagagagagagagagagagagagagagaatctgtATCAGATTTTGACTGCTACACAATTTGTATTTCTTGACACTAAAGGCTGGTGGCTTCTGAGTTTGCCTTCGAGGTAAAAATTCGACGATCGGGCTCATGAGCCTATGAGCTTACATACCAAGTATGTGACTTTATACTGAGAAGGATAAAAGAGTTAGTGATGCGGTGAACCCTTTAcacctctactttttttttactgtgtgGAATCATTAATCTTTCTGAATTATCAGGGGACAAAGGGTATTTTCCGCACAGTTAACCACTtacattctgtttgtgtataCCTAAGTAGAACTTATCTCGATCAGACAGCCAAGCATCTTCAGAGAGTGTCGCCTCAGAGGACAATTAACCAGAACAGAAACATATTCTTTAAAGTTTCTTGGACACAAGACACTGATCATTATGAAGGAGACAAGTCAAGAACTGCTCTGTATGTTCTTTATAGGTCCCTTACGACAAACcccaaacatatatttttggGTCTCTGTTAGTGTTAAACataatgaagaataaaagacGACAAATTAACAGGtagtggagagaaagaacaagcaGGAGGATAAACGAGGGAATCAAGGATGGGAGTAGATAAGGAGGAGTACAACAGAAGATAGGAAAAACAACACCAAGGAAACAGTGTCAACTGACCCTCTTCCCGTATGGAGATTGTAGTCATGTACAGGTTCTCATCCTCTAGGAGTAAAGGTTTCTTGTCCTGTAGGCCCGGCACATCGTAGTAAATGAATAAATCGCTGAGGTGTTCAGCTGTCAACACCTCCACGTCTGTGGCCTGGGGGATGACGAGGTCCCTGAGTGCAGCGCGGTCGCCAGGCACGCTTCTCAAGACTGTCAGCAGTAAGGGTCATTTAAGTATTTAtccttattttttaaacaaatccgagtagaaatgtaaatatatttttgtgcattctcttagcaggaatttttttttgtgtgctttttctCTCCATCGCTCTTTTTTCTTCCCAATCCTTCTCTCTAAGTCTTTTTCCTGTTCTcgtttccttctcttcctcacCCATCTCCTCCACCTTAATTCTCCCTGTATGTCCTGCACGCATCTGTTTGGTTGCATGCTAGCGTacgcatgtatatatataattacgcGCGCGTGTATGCATTGTAAATGAGTGAGTCATGTCTACTTACCGACGATAAAGTGTTGGGCTCCCAACACCTTCAAAGgacgaaagagagaaaaacagttaATACacttgaaaatttctttttaagaacACTCGACATCATTTAAGTAAGTCTCAGTCTCTAAAAATAAGCCTAATCTTACAATATATATAACACATAGGATTGATTGATCTCAATTAAAATTGATTCTATTAGCTATTCTATTAGCTATACTGACAATTATCAAACTAGTTTCAATTTCATTCAGTCAGACCGACAGTCACATATAGCCTTTCAGACTGATGCGAGAAAATGGTATCTCCTTACAGATGCGATGtcatgagaaaatgtttttgaatgagaggttttctcattttcttacaTCGCCTTgttacatttatgtatatatatttttttctaccagTAATTTTTCCCTTTCGCTCCATTTTTTTGGTTCATATAGTGCTTTTCTTTAATGGGTAGTGTAACGTCCATAACATAAATCAATTTCATTCAGGTCTATTACAAAATCAGTCAAACAAGGaaaaatttacatttccaaTAGCAATCGTGACCAGGGTACATGTTTTGCTCTATGTTAAGATCACAGGGTGAAGTCGTGCATCAAGGATTCTAACCGTGTTGGACTGAAGACAATGAGTTACTGTACCTTGAATTTGTAGATCACGGGACGTCCTTCAAAAGCTTTGTTAACATCATCGCAAGTGAGTTGTGTACCCTTGATATCAAACAAGAAGTACACGTCTTCCTTGGGGGCGTCCTTGATGATGTCAAGTACAAGCGCTTCCTCTTCCGGCATCGGTGTAGACAACTCTGCTCTGACACACGTCACCACTAGTGCGGCCATAGCCAGCCACACAGATGAATAGACAGCCATGGTGAAATCTGAAACACCTGAAACCATCCAAACATGTATGAATATCTCTGTAAGACCAGCTGGAATCATATCCTGTGATGAGTTTTGTTGTTAAGAATTCAAAAGTATCACTAATCTTTGGcattatgaaaatataaatgttatgaCAAACATCCagatattttatgctttttatgaTCACATGACACCGTCTGACCTAAGAATGGATGACGCACACTGAAAACTTGTTTCGGCGttagtaaataattatttgtgtctaaagtttttattttaagttaaaggagacattacattttttttcactaaaatatttacttaaataATATGAATGGGCTCATGATATTTACAATAGGTAGTGGTTACAATATCGAAATGTACTTTAGCATTTTGCTAATTGTAGTTAAGCTGCACTCTACAAATCTGGGGCTTGaggtaaaataaagtttttattactgtgtttATGCATTTTATGTTTCAGTAAAGGACAATCTTGAAACCACGCGGCTGTATTATATTATGGTCataaaaatgagacaaagtAAAGGGAatgaaaacataatatttttctattagACAACCGCTGATGTTAAAAGCTGTTTCCAAGACAAAAATGCGTCAGCAACTCAACGCCACTGGGAAGCCAAAGGTCGCTGGTGACATGTCAGCTCGGACGTGTGACTAGAAATTCCCCTCCTGTCCACCCAGCAGCTACTTAGCAGAAATGGATATCTGATTTATCAAGGGTGGGCTGGGGTAAACGTAGGAGAGGATTGGGCACTCCT
The Pomacea canaliculata isolate SZHN2017 linkage group LG2, ASM307304v1, whole genome shotgun sequence genome window above contains:
- the LOC112558059 gene encoding uncharacterized protein LOC112558059 isoform X1, which encodes MAVYSSVWLAMAALVVTCVRAELSTPMPEEEALVLDIIKDAPKEDVYFLFDIKGTQLTCDDVNKAFEGRPVIYKFKVLGAQHFIVVLRSVPGDRAALRDLVIPQATDVEVLTAEHLSDLFIYYDVPGLQDKKPLLLEDENLYMTTISIREEGMNLTTFKNKLHEFFRSALAGNFFDQREFHLTGLFPFTFISFVRLSPHRIDRALIEMSDFIGGPYQMDINTRPIVNI